In the genome of Bombus affinis isolate iyBomAffi1 chromosome 7, iyBomAffi1.2, whole genome shotgun sequence, one region contains:
- the LOC126918793 gene encoding zinc finger MYM-type protein 3 isoform X2, producing the protein MDSNIGMELSTNQTQKDSDTENETKSKDMNESNKRTDITINEEQRLVISKEDENFVDQNEGNNKIKKKKINMVDEIEKNLSDENSKSIQLSTTISCQENLSTTKSCQQNISEEGNLIVKELSLQESNTSTVVTDCNDTQSLTLHESTTKNISQEKGSIELMISNTIDKDDIDKLSDNINVVECTKSKKSLRDISEEVENVNIDGSCDLHLAEKEIVENVLEDSQINKQFAVNEKNNSDNKKTDSMETSESNDRNVTEKNIIEPENTEFVQFSQEKHGDAQIESQSMDAEDPFGGDSLTTENIESMDTDDLTETNIGFSKLCNQTNNLPAIVNNEESSFSNNKNKKDDNNGANKDSSIDILRSPNVTLDLQDTSKNGNENSVQSECNENLHINSTEKCDNQTKKSVDEITPMDTEEEQSNVLPGQDDELCIIPDSMKVIIPEQTEKSNSSNKESIHKDNHKQNEIKQTCENSGPNNDENKDLHQSLKEQNTINESIVTDAKNIRTETDSSNKITDITTDVINIDEESKNSEIEEITTKEICKQCNEEKSCKIKVKIGFDTYNVCSKTCKALFKVANNKAMDIPSDGVNSKREKRCANCLLIVEPNDERNLSWETMEFCNEECLGKFQTKYGSYCRNCNGSVQAVSLGKYCVRFGYDVRQFCCSTCLEEFKKGLKVCSYCQKDISSSAEGFLAPVGDKGQFKDFCTQDCMEKYSKMSSVEPPNIEKKCCSVCQEEKIVHCEVQIDRSDPVAICSEPCFAAFKFVKKVDPDQCSTCKKFFELPNKKSSVVFYENEAHTFCSKTCLNVFIITNRKIVPCNWCKVKKYNFDMIKKELKTCQVMMMCSLNCLTLYQVSINAVSAKRINCDFCKEFSQAQYHLTMSDATIRNFCSYHCVMNFQAQYTKSPITIPTGDDPVPTGMPKRTLPQRNTNSNNQKVNDIQNKKNMPVISSVTSLATIGNGQSSPTTQQNSVNNMLVPSVAISQNQTQQVIYKQHIITRPPSPVQIHNKTTQCKPVMHTKGVSVRPHPCTKASQTDGIHQAVVPIPVPIYVPFPMHMYTMPFPVPLPFPLPIPVPIFIPTTRNSAKGIFKEIKRIQEKIPADPFEAELLMMAEMVATEKKANETDSDSTDDRDEDTGDRDHSHSGVFSPEGVDSSNTFGDDMLQMALKMATGELDEPAVDLEAALTPNTITATQAPTQSDTTIENDVQSERLIVPSRGRKRMVPYKPRSTPNKRGRRVSGTNDMPLMPPPEPQPPPQPRIIEPIEKPDANMALKYTFGVNAWRQWVVTKNAELEKQSTPIRKMKLFKTDLLQLTADELNYSLCLFVKEVKKPNGAEYAPDTIYYLCLGIQQYLFENNRIDNIFTDSYYERFTDCLNEVAKKFSVLYNDAQYIVTRVEEEHLWECKQLGAHSPHVLLNTLMFFNTKHFNLVTVEEHMQLSFSHIMKHWKRNPAAQLTTGAGKVPGSRNVLLRFYPPQSALGNSRKKKVYEQQENEENPLRCPVKLYEFYLSKCPESVKTRNDVFYLLPERSCVPDSPVWYSTSPLAKEHLIKMLYRIKMVKEINVALLTS; encoded by the exons aTGGATTCTAATATTGGTATGGAATTATCAACTAATCAAACTCAAAAGGATTCAGACacagaaaatgaaacaaaaagTAAAGATATGAACGAATCTAATAAAAGAACAGATATTACTATAAATGAAGAACAGAGATTAGTAATCTCGAAAGAAGATGAAAATTTTGTTGATCAAAATGAAGGCAAtaataagattaaaaaaaaaaaaataaatatggtagatgaaatagaaaaaaatttaTCTGATGAAAATTCAAAAAGTATTCAATTATCAACCACTATATCATGTCAAGAGAATTTGTCAACTACTAAGTCATGTCAACAAAATATTTCTGAAGAAGGTAACTTAATAGTAAAGGAATTATCTTTACAAGAAAGTAATACAAGTACTGTGGTTACAGATTGTAATGACACACAATCATTGACTTTACATGAAAgtactacaaaaaatatttcacaGGAAAAAGGTTCAATAGAATTAATGATATCCAATACTATTGACAAAGATGACATAGATAAATTATCAGATAATATCAATGTAGTAGAATGTACAAAATCTAAAAAAAGTTTAAGAGATATATCAGAAGAAGTAGAAAATGTCAATATAGATGGTTCATGTGATTTGCACttagcagaaaaagaaattgttgaaaatGTTTTAGAAGATTCTcaaataaacaaacaatttgcagttaatgaaaaaaataattcagATAATAAAAAGACTGACTCAATGGAGACATCAGAGAGTAATGATAGAAATGTGACAGAAAAAAACATTATAGAACCAGAAAATACTGAATTTGTGCAGTTTTCTCAAGAGAAACATGGAGATGCACAAATTGAAAGTCAATCTATGGATGCTGAAGATCCTTTTGGTGGAGATAGTCTTACAACAGAAAATATTGAATCTATGGATACTGACGACCTTACTGAAACTAATATAGGATTTTCTAAATTGTGCAACCAAACTAATAATTTACCAGCTATTGTAAATAATGAAGAAAGCAGttttagtaataataaaaacaaaaaggATGACAATAATGGAGCAAATAAAGATAGTTCCATTGATATTTTACGTTCTCCAAATGTTACATTGGACTTACAAGATACTAGTAAAAATGGTAATGAAAATTCAGTTCAATCAGAATGCAATGAAAATCTACATATAAATTCCACTGAAAAGTGTGATAATCAAACAAAGAAATCTGTCGATGAAATAACACCAATGGATACTGAAGAAGAACAATCTAATGTTTTACCAGGACAAGATGATGAGTTATGTATTATCCCAGATAGTATGAAAGTCATAATTCCTGAGCAAACAGAAAAATCAAACTCTAGTAATAAAGAATCAATACATAAAGATAACCATAAACAAAATGAAATTAAGCAAACATGTGAAAATTCCGGACCAAATAATGATGAAAACAAAGACTTACATCAAAGCCTGAAGGAACAAAATACCATAAATGAATCTATTGTAACAGATGCAAAAAATATCAGGACAGAAACAGATTCAAGTAATAAAATCACAGATATTACTACAGATGTTATTAACATTGATGAAGAGTCAAAAAATTCCGAAATTGAAGAAATCACAACTAAAGAAATTTGTAAACAATGTAACGAagaaaaatcatgtaaaattaaagtaaaaattgGTTTTGATACTTACAATGTATGTTCGAAAACCTGTAAAGCATTATTCAAAGTTGCTAATAATAAAGCGATGGATATACCAAGTGATGGAGTTAATTCTAAGAGAGAGAAACGTTGTGCAAACTGTTTGCTAATTGTTGAACCTAATGATGAACGTAATCTTTCTTGGGAAACAATGGAGTTCTGTAATGAGGAGTGTCTAGgcaaatttcaaacaaaatatggAAGTTATTGCAGAAATTGCAATGGTTCAGTACAAGCAGTAAGTTTAGGAAAATATTGTGTACGATTTGGTTATGATGTTAGACAATTTTGTTGTTCCACATGTTTGGAAGAATTCAAAAAGGGCCTAAAAGTATGCAGTTATTGTCAAAAAGATATAAGCTCTAGTGCAGAAGGTTTTCTTGCACCAGTTGGTGATAAAGGACAATTTAAGGATTTCTGTACTCAAGATtgtatggaaaaatattcaaaaatgaGCTCTGTTGAACCTCCAAACATAGAAAAAAAATGCTGCAGCGTTTGCCAAGAA GAAAAAATTGTTCATTGTGAGGTTCAAATAGATAGATCTGATCCAGTAGCTATATGTAGTGAACCATGTTTTGCAGCATTCAAATTTGTGAAAAAGGTTGATCCTGACCAGTGTTCTACCTGcaaaaaattttttgagttaCCTAACAAAAAAAGTTCTGTTGTGTTTTATGAGAATGAAGCTCATACGTTTTGTTCTAAAACTTGtttaaatgtatttattattaccAATAGGAAAATTGTTCCTTGTAATTGGTGcaaagtaaaaaaatataattttgacaTGATTAAAAAGGAACTAAAAACATGTCAAGTAATGATGATGTGCAGTTTAAATTGCTTAACATTATATCAG gTTTCTATCAATGCAGTTTCAGCAAAACGAATAAACTGTGACTTTTGTAAAGAATTTTCGCAAGCACAATATCATTTAACAATGTCAGATGCAACGATACGAAATTTTTGTTCTTATCATTGTGTAATGAATTTTCAAGCTCAGTATACTAAATCTCCGATTACGATACCGACTGGCGATGATCCTGTACCTACTGGCATGCCCAAAAGAACGTTACCTCAAAGAAACACAAATTCCAATAATCAAAAAGTTAATGATATACAAAACAAAAAGAATATGCCTGTAATTTCTTCCGTGACAAGTTTAGCCACAATTGGAAATGGTCAATCCAGTCCAACAACTCAACAAAACAGTGTAAATAACATGTTAGTACCTTCAGTTGCTATCAGCCAAAATCAAACACAGCAAGTAATTTATAAacaacatattataacaagacCACCAAGTCCAGTCCAAATTCACAATAAAACAACTCAGTGTAAACCTGTGATGCACACAAAAGGAGTTTCAGTACGTCCACATCCTTGTACAAAAGCTTCACAGACGGATGGGATTCACCAAGCAGTTGTACCGATACCAGTTCCAATTTATGTTCCATTTCCAATGCATATGTATACTATGCCTTTTCCAGTTCCATTACCTTTTCCATTACCAATTCCTGTTCCTATCTTTATACCTACAACAAGAAATAGTGCTAAaggaatatttaaagaaatcaaAAGAATACAGGAAAAAATACCAGCAGATCCTTTTGAAGCTGAACTTCTTATGATGGCAGAGATGGTTGCGACAGAGAAAAAAGCTAATGAGACTGATTCGGATTCTACAGATGATAG AGATGAAGATACTGGCGACCGTGATCATTCACATAGTGGAGTTTTCAGTCCAGAAGGCGTTGATTCTAGTAATACATTTGGTGATGACATGTTACAAATGGCTTTGAAAATGGCAACTGGAGAATTGGATGAGCCAGCTGTTGACTTAGAAGCTGCTTTAACTCCAAATACTATTACTGCTACACAAGCACCAACACAATCTGACACAACTATAGAAAATGATG ttCAATCGGAACGGCTTATTGTTCCCTCTCGGGGAAGAAAACGAATGGTTCCATATAAACCACGATCTACGCCAAATAAACGAGGAAGGCGCGTATCTGGCACAAATGATATGCCTTTGATGCCACCCCCAGAACCTCAACCTCCGCCTCAACCGAGAATAATAGAACCCATAGAAAAACCAGATGCTAATATGGCTCTCAAATATACCTTTGGAGTAAATGCTTGGAGACAATGG gTAGTTACAAAAAATGCTGAATTAGAAAAACAAAGTACACCAattagaaaaatgaaattatttaaaacagaTCTTTTGCAACTCACAGCTGACGAATTAAATTATTCATTATGCCTTTTTGTGAAAGAAGTTAAAAAACCAAATGGAGCAGAATATGCTCCTGATACAATATATTATCTCTGTTTAG gAATTCAACagtatttatttgaaaataatagaaTAGACAATATTTTCACAGATTCATATTACGAAAGATTTACTGATTGTTTAAATGAAGTTGCAAAGAAATTTTCTGTTCTTTATAATGATGCAC AATATATTGTAACAAGAGTTGAAGAAGAACATTTATGGGAATGTAAGCAATTAGGTGCTCATTCTCCTCATGTCCTTTTAAATACTCTAATGTTCTTTAACACTAAACATTTTAATCTTGTA ACAGTAGAAGAACATATGCAATTATCATTTTCTCACATCATGAAACATTGGAAACGTAATCCAGCTGCACAACTTACTACAGGAGCAGGAAAAGTTCCAGGTTCCAGAAACGTTCTTCTTCGTTTCTATCCACCACAATCAGCATTGG GTAATTCACGTAAAAAGAAAGTATATGAGCAAcaggaaaatgaagaaaatccATTAAGATGTCCAGTCAAATTATATGAGTTTTACTTGTCTAAATG TCCAGAAAGTGTTAAGACTCGGAACGATGTATTCTATTTATTGCCAGAAAGAAGTTGTGTACCGGACAGTCCAGTATGGTATTCAACATCTCCATTGGCTAAGGAACATCTCATAAAAATGTTATATCGCATTAAAATGGTTAAAGAAATCAATGTGGCATTATTAACTAGTTAA